The Arthrobacter sp. NicSoilC5 genome has a window encoding:
- a CDS encoding SufS family cysteine desulfurase, translating to MAVVSTPATLEHAVPVMDNAEVLRIRNDFPVLNQLVNGQPLVYLDSGATSQNPLSVIEAEQEFYEQRNAAVHRGAHHLAVEATEVFEDARQTIADFIGADYAETIWTSNATEGLNLLSYALSNAGLWAAQGRGDQALRGLALKPGDEIVVTEMEHHANLIPWQELAFRTGATLRYIPIGDDGSLRMEQAESIIGPRTKVLAFTHASNVLGIINPVRELTALGHAVGALVVLDACQSAPHLPLDVKELDVDFAVFSGHKMLAPTGIGVLYGRQELLDILPPFLTGGSMITTVTMERAEYLPAPQRFEAGTQRISQAVALAAAANYLTETGLDRIHRWEAELGQRMVVGLEGIPGIRVLGPAAGQERIGLAAFDVEGVHAHDVGQFLDSRGIAVRVGHHCAQPLHRRLGLTATTRASAYLYNTTDDVDRFLEAVAGVRAYFRA from the coding sequence TTGGCCGTAGTATCAACGCCAGCCACACTGGAACATGCCGTCCCTGTCATGGACAACGCCGAGGTGCTGCGCATCCGCAATGACTTCCCGGTCCTTAACCAGCTGGTCAACGGGCAGCCGCTGGTCTACCTCGACTCCGGGGCCACGTCGCAGAATCCCTTGAGCGTCATCGAAGCGGAGCAGGAGTTCTACGAGCAGCGCAATGCTGCGGTGCACCGCGGGGCCCACCATCTTGCGGTGGAGGCCACGGAGGTCTTCGAAGACGCCCGGCAGACCATTGCCGACTTCATTGGTGCCGACTACGCCGAAACCATCTGGACGTCCAACGCCACAGAAGGACTGAACCTCCTGTCCTATGCGCTCTCCAATGCCGGGCTGTGGGCTGCCCAGGGGCGCGGCGACCAAGCCCTCAGGGGGCTGGCCCTGAAGCCCGGAGACGAAATCGTGGTGACGGAAATGGAGCACCACGCCAACCTGATTCCGTGGCAGGAGCTGGCATTCCGCACGGGGGCCACGCTCCGCTACATCCCCATTGGGGATGACGGCAGCCTCCGCATGGAGCAGGCGGAAAGCATCATCGGCCCGCGCACCAAAGTCCTGGCTTTCACCCACGCGTCGAACGTCCTGGGAATCATCAACCCCGTACGGGAACTGACGGCCCTGGGACATGCCGTGGGCGCCTTGGTTGTCCTGGATGCCTGCCAGTCCGCGCCGCACCTGCCCTTGGATGTCAAGGAGCTGGACGTGGATTTCGCGGTCTTCTCCGGCCACAAGATGCTTGCCCCCACCGGGATCGGAGTGCTCTACGGGCGCCAGGAGCTCCTGGACATCCTGCCGCCGTTCCTGACGGGCGGATCCATGATCACCACTGTCACCATGGAACGGGCCGAGTACCTTCCGGCGCCGCAGCGTTTCGAGGCCGGGACGCAGCGCATCTCCCAGGCAGTTGCCCTGGCCGCCGCCGCCAACTACCTCACCGAGACGGGGCTGGACCGCATCCACCGGTGGGAGGCAGAGCTGGGCCAGCGCATGGTGGTGGGACTGGAGGGCATTCCCGGTATCAGGGTCTTGGGTCCGGCCGCCGGGCAGGAGCGGATCGGCCTTGCCGCGTTCGACGTCGAAGGTGTCCACGCCCACGACGTCGGCCAGTTCCTGGACTCACGGGGAATTGCCGTCCGCGTGGGGCACCACTGCGCCCAGCCGCTGCACCGAAGGCTTGGCCTGACAGCCACCACCCGCGCCAGCGCCTACCTCTACAACACCACTGACGACGTGGACCGCTTCCTCGAAGCCGTCGCGGGCGTCCGGGCCTACTTCCGCGCCTAG
- the sufU gene encoding Fe-S cluster assembly sulfur transfer protein SufU, with protein MSLDQLYQQIILDHSKARHGSGLAATEAPEGTSTGQSHQLNPVCGDEVTLRLAVQEGKVAQIAWDGAGCSISMASASVLTDLAEGMTVAELHEVIDSFREVLRSRGKVHADPELLGDAAAFEGVARYAARVKCAMISWVAAEDALNQAA; from the coding sequence ATGAGCCTTGACCAGCTGTACCAGCAAATCATCCTGGATCATTCCAAGGCCCGCCACGGCAGCGGGCTGGCCGCCACGGAAGCGCCCGAAGGCACGTCCACGGGGCAGTCCCACCAGCTCAACCCGGTGTGCGGAGACGAAGTGACCCTTCGGCTCGCCGTCCAGGAGGGAAAGGTGGCCCAGATTGCGTGGGACGGGGCCGGGTGCTCCATCTCCATGGCCTCCGCATCCGTCCTCACCGACCTCGCCGAAGGCATGACAGTGGCCGAGCTGCATGAAGTCATCGACAGCTTCCGGGAGGTGCTGCGCTCCCGGGGCAAGGTCCACGCCGATCCCGAACTGCTGGGGGACGCCGCTGCGTTCGAAGGAGTGGCCCGCTACGCAGCCCGGGTGAAGTGCGCCATGATTTCCTGGGTGGCGGCCGAGGACGCGCTCAACCAGGCGGCCTGA
- a CDS encoding DUF2505 domain-containing protein, which translates to MALSATTTLPHSVDSVAAVLVNEDFQRHVSQLVGGTLESFTVDGDIAGAFNATSVRTLPTTRLPEIARKFVGEHLKVTQVENWEAPAADGSRQSNISLKIAGAPVDVTAVQRLVADAGGTRVELEGAVKSSVPFLGGKIADAAEPMVAKALNLQAAQAQAWLESH; encoded by the coding sequence ATGGCGCTGAGCGCAACCACCACCCTTCCGCACTCCGTTGACAGCGTTGCCGCTGTGCTGGTGAACGAGGATTTCCAGCGCCACGTCAGCCAGCTGGTGGGCGGCACCCTGGAATCATTCACCGTGGACGGCGACATCGCAGGGGCCTTCAACGCCACCTCCGTACGCACCCTCCCCACCACCCGGCTGCCCGAAATCGCCCGCAAATTCGTGGGTGAGCACCTCAAGGTGACCCAGGTGGAGAACTGGGAAGCCCCCGCGGCGGACGGCTCCCGCCAGAGCAACATCTCGCTGAAGATTGCCGGCGCCCCGGTGGACGTCACCGCTGTCCAGCGCCTGGTGGCAGACGCCGGCGGAACCCGCGTTGAGCTGGAAGGCGCCGTGAAGTCTTCCGTACCCTTCCTCGGCGGAAAGATCGCCGACGCCGCCGAGCCCATGGTGGCCAAGGCACTGAACCTGCAGGCTGCCCAGGCGCAGGCCTGGCTGGAAAGCCACTAG
- a CDS encoding SDR family oxidoreductase, with protein sequence MTAMSAQPTPKTVLVTGATGYIGGRLVPRLLEAGHTVKVLVRSPEKIAGVPWRDNVDVVQSSLDDGDALREALAGVDVFYYLVHSMAAGAGFEAKEKAMARTAADAAAAAGVHRIVYLGGLHPQGVELSTHMRSREAVGKVFLDSPVDAVVFQAGVVIGSGSASFEMIRHLSETLPLMPAPSWVRNRIEAIAVRDVLYYLVAAASLEGTINRTFDIGCRQVLTYARMMQEYSAEAGLPYRVVLALPIPAPKLAGIWVALTTPIPWSMAVPLVQSLQHDAVSNEHDVDEYIPQPDGGLTPYRTAVALALGKERDGQVETTWANAGADSDPLPSDPDWAGHKVYIDERTFHGDVDPAHVWTIIEGIGGRNGWYSLPLAWQVRGWLDKLTGGAGLLRGRRHPHTLVAGEVVDWWRVEKIEHGSLLRLRAEMRAPGRAWLELSVEPDGGGSRYRQRAIFFPKGLSGRLYWLAVLPFHSLIFPAMARNITTAAQKLADADRAQLTP encoded by the coding sequence ATGACCGCAATGAGTGCCCAGCCAACACCGAAGACCGTCCTCGTGACCGGTGCTACCGGCTACATCGGCGGGCGGCTGGTGCCCAGGCTGCTCGAGGCAGGCCACACCGTGAAGGTGCTGGTCCGCTCCCCCGAGAAAATCGCCGGGGTCCCGTGGCGGGACAACGTGGACGTCGTGCAAAGCAGCCTCGACGATGGCGATGCCCTCCGCGAAGCCCTGGCCGGCGTCGACGTCTTCTACTACCTGGTCCATTCCATGGCTGCCGGGGCCGGGTTCGAAGCGAAGGAAAAGGCCATGGCCAGGACCGCCGCGGACGCTGCCGCCGCCGCGGGAGTGCACAGGATCGTGTACCTGGGCGGCCTGCACCCGCAAGGGGTCGAGCTGTCCACCCACATGCGGTCCCGGGAGGCGGTGGGCAAGGTGTTCCTGGACAGCCCCGTGGACGCCGTGGTGTTCCAGGCAGGCGTGGTGATCGGTTCCGGCTCCGCGTCCTTCGAAATGATCCGCCATCTCTCCGAAACACTGCCGCTGATGCCGGCGCCCAGCTGGGTGCGCAACCGGATCGAAGCCATCGCCGTCCGCGACGTCCTGTACTACCTGGTGGCTGCCGCGTCCTTGGAGGGCACCATCAACAGGACGTTCGATATCGGCTGCCGGCAGGTGCTGACCTACGCCAGGATGATGCAGGAATACTCTGCGGAAGCAGGCCTGCCCTACCGGGTGGTGCTGGCGCTGCCCATCCCTGCGCCTAAGCTGGCAGGCATCTGGGTGGCGCTGACCACGCCCATCCCGTGGTCCATGGCGGTCCCGCTGGTCCAGTCGTTGCAGCATGACGCGGTGTCCAACGAGCACGACGTCGACGAGTACATCCCGCAGCCCGACGGCGGCCTGACCCCTTACCGGACAGCGGTGGCGCTGGCACTGGGCAAAGAGCGGGACGGCCAGGTGGAAACCACGTGGGCCAATGCCGGCGCCGACTCCGATCCGTTGCCCAGCGACCCCGACTGGGCCGGGCACAAGGTGTACATCGACGAGCGGACGTTCCACGGCGACGTGGATCCCGCCCATGTCTGGACCATCATCGAAGGCATCGGCGGACGCAACGGCTGGTATTCGCTGCCCCTGGCCTGGCAGGTCCGCGGCTGGCTGGACAAACTCACCGGCGGCGCAGGCCTGCTCCGCGGCCGCCGGCACCCGCACACGCTGGTGGCGGGGGAAGTAGTGGACTGGTGGCGGGTGGAGAAGATCGAACACGGCAGCCTCCTGCGGCTGCGGGCGGAGATGCGCGCGCCGGGACGGGCCTGGCTGGAACTGTCCGTTGAGCCCGACGGCGGTGGCAGCCGCTACCGGCAGCGCGCCATTTTCTTTCCCAAGGGCCTGAGCGGACGGCTCTACTGGCTCGCCGTCCTCCCCTTCCACAGCCTGATCTTCCCGGCCATGGCACGGAACATCACCACGGCCGCGCAGAAACTGGCCGATGCGGACCGCGCCCAGCTGACCCCGTAG